The following are from one region of the Aspergillus chevalieri M1 DNA, chromosome 1, nearly complete sequence genome:
- a CDS encoding integrase catalytic domain-containing protein (COG:S;~EggNog:ENOG410QEHG;~InterPro:IPR012337): MHCISRDRLFAAVKQLDPDGVYRRANDLQRHRGEYIVPGPNWLWSIDGHCKLNFYGIEIYAAIDAYSRYITWIYIGISGRTAISILVQFLTTLQKEGVHPQRIRSDRGTETPLLAAAQHAFMKRHVADISFRDCYWYGTSTANQRIESWWGQLTGGLLFRWRDYFQRLHSEHLFEPDNLADKIALLAIYIPILRQEVQAFARMWNMHTIRKQPNRPNAVHGKPIMLYFYPQDPCIQNYGLKPDPQLLQELTDQTASYGMMVHKLPYC; this comes from the exons atgcactgcatctcaag GGATCGGCTCTTTGCAGCAGTAAAGCAACTAGATCCGGATGGAGTATACCGTCGGGCAAATGATCTCCAGCGTCATCGTGGGGAGTATATTGTACCTGGTCCAAATTGGTTATGGTCAATCGATGGTCACTGCAAACTAAATTTCTATGGCATTGAAATATATGCAGCTATTGATGCATATTCTCGATACATCACATGGATTTATATTGGCATTTCTGGCCGTACAGCTATCAGTATTCTGGTCCAATTCTTGACAACTCTCCAGAAGGAAGGTGTTCACCCACAGCGGATACGATCAGATCGAGGTACAGAAACACCATTGCTTGCAGCTGCTCAACATGCTTTTATGAAAAGACATGTTGCAGATATCTCTTTTAGAGACTGTTACTGGTATGGAACTAGTACTGCGAATCAAAGAATTGAGTCTTGGTGGGGGCAGTTAACAGGAGGGTTACTTTTCCGCTGGAGG GACTATTTCCAGAGATTGCATAGTGAACATTTGTTTGAACCTGACAATCTGGCTGACAAGATTGCTCTTCTTGCAATATATATTCCTATTCTCCGACAAGAGGTCCAGGCCTTTGCCCGAATGTGGAATATGCACACTATCCGAAAGCAGCCTAATCGACCAAATGCAGTCCATGGAAAGCCCATTATGCTTTATTTCTATCCACAAGATCCTTGTATTCAGAACTATGGATTGAAGCC